ACCGCCGGCCCCGTCATCCCCGTCGTCACCACCGCCATCACCACCAGGATCGCAAAGAGCGTCGGCGACAGAATCCCGAGCGCGAGGCCGACGTCCAGGACGATGAGCTCCATCAGCCCGCGCGTGTTCATCAGCGCGCCCACCAGCGCCGCGTCGCGCCACGCCAACCCGCCCAGCCGCGCGCCGGCCAGCGCGCCGGCCACCTTGCCGGCGGTGGCGACGGCGATGACGACGGCCGTGACGAGCCAGAGGTCGGCGCCCGTCACGAGGTCGATGCGGGTGCGCATGCCGGTGGACGCAAAGAACGCCGGCAGCAGGACGCCCACGACCGCCGGCGCCAGCGCGCGCGGCAGGGCGCGCGCGGCCGGGGCGTCGTGGGGCACGACGGCGCCGATGGCGAAGGCGCCGAACAGGGCGTGGATCCCGATCGCCTCGGTCACCGCCGCGGCGGCAAGGGCGAGCGCGACGAGCACAGGGACGGCCGCGCCGTCGGACGCGTCGGCGGCGGACCGCCCCAGCCAAGCCCGCAGTGCCGGGCGGACCAGCCCGACGACCGCCGCGACGAACACGGCCGCCCCCGCCACGACCGCCAGTCCCTCGCCCGGCCGCGCCGTCGCCAG
Above is a window of Candidatus Avedoeria danica DNA encoding:
- a CDS encoding cation:proton antiporter, coding for MLFHVLLTLAAILVVGRVFGRLLARVGQPPVIGEIVAGIVLGPSVLGAALAGRLLPPEAAPALGIVAQLGVVLYMFLVGLELDLGALRGRQRTAAGLVAALGTAVPFILGAGLAVVLHGRFAPSGVTLLPFALFLGVALAVTAFPVLARILADRGLADTDIGRISLGAAALGDVAAWCLLAVVVGLATARPGEGLAVVAGAAVFVAAVVGLVRPALRAWLGRSAADASDGAAVPVLVALALAAAAVTEAIGIHALFGAFAIGAVVPHDAPAARALPRALAPAVVGVLLPAFFASTGMRTRIDLVTGADLWLVTAVVIAVATAGKVAGALAGARLGGLAWRDAALVGALMNTRGLMELIVLDVGLALGILSPTLFAILVVMAVVTTGMTGPAVRWLLRPGGV